From Candidatus Zixiibacteriota bacterium, the proteins below share one genomic window:
- a CDS encoding M4 family metallopeptidase — protein sequence MLRGRLNRALAIGLVLMLSVSVLGATDDAKYGPNLLRFDPALTLYHQNDQGVPTFVKGALAPAAGSDLATAAEFLARNQGAFRIANPAEELRVRKTIVEENGARHLRLDQYYNGLRVIGADMVAHFAADGSLRAFNGTPVPDLELDVNPAITAAAASERAEADLKSFFGAGQPGEPELVIFPWEGSIHLAWRLFLTSDTPMGRWEFFVDAKSGEVIYKANRIMNVDVIGTGVGVMGTARNHLDIDYTGSTYQMKNNTRQLTNNPHGHDGQMPAGNYLQTNIASSSLPGTIATDADNVWNAGGSQAAAVDGHLYSALFYDWILDQFNRNSYTGTGTSMLTVVNYSGEGTDNAYWDGQRIVVWANSSGWRSLAGCPDVISHEWGHAVTENESNLIYQKESGALNESFSDMVGAAFEFAYDSLDTPDWLMGENGQTSGAGFRDMSNPHANGDPDYYGTTDPYWVDVVGCSPSVFNDYCGVHTNSGVGNKWFFLLSDGGTHHSITVTGIGVANAIKVAYRANQLYWTSSIDYYNAALATVTAADELDGSGNWATQTSKAWNAVGVAVPLAALGFSYPNGVPTALAPNQPTTFQVVVSGTVGGTPVPNSGVLFYRVNSGLWTQIAMTQTSLNHYDATIPGSSCYDQVDFYVGAVEQTNGLFTDPGATAPFSALVSTGSTVAFADNFQTNLGWTVSSTATAGQWARGIPAGGGDRGDPPSDYDGSGQCYLTGPADGDTDVDGGSTVLTSPTIDLSAGDARISYARWYSNSFGAAPNADVMTISISSNNGTSWTVVETVGPSQDANGGWIEHGFFVSEFVTPTAQVKMKFDVGDLGDGSVVEAAVDAFNVTQYECASTALEITTNDLPDWTVGVPYSQQLTAVNGSGALTWIDGNNGLIGTGLTVSTAGLVSGTPTTAGPISFTAQVTDEASAFDNRNLNFTINPALNITTTTLPEWTAGRPYSQTLAATGGTGPKGWSDKNDDLIGTGLALSAAGVLSGTGTAAGTLGFTAEVQDQIGAAAEKALQVVLNPAVNITTASLPEGVEGEAYSQALTLTGGTGTKTWSDKNNNLAGTGLTLSAAGLLSGTPLAAGTINLTARVVDIAGSTDEQPLTLTVAEPYVCGDADGSQAVNISDAVYLINYIFSGGPAPTPLLSGDADCSAALNISDAVYLINYIFSGGPAPCSNCP from the coding sequence ATGCTTCGTGGACGTTTGAATCGAGCTTTGGCCATTGGACTGGTCTTGATGTTGTCGGTATCTGTCCTGGGAGCGACGGATGACGCCAAGTATGGACCAAATCTTCTGCGCTTTGACCCCGCCTTAACGCTTTATCACCAAAATGATCAAGGAGTGCCCACGTTCGTCAAGGGCGCTCTGGCGCCGGCGGCTGGAAGCGATCTTGCCACGGCAGCGGAATTTCTCGCGCGCAACCAGGGCGCATTCCGCATCGCCAATCCCGCGGAAGAATTGCGGGTGCGCAAGACGATCGTGGAGGAGAACGGCGCGCGACACCTGCGCCTCGACCAATATTACAACGGCCTGCGAGTGATCGGCGCTGATATGGTGGCCCATTTCGCGGCAGACGGTTCGCTGCGGGCGTTCAATGGCACGCCGGTGCCGGATTTGGAGCTTGATGTCAATCCAGCGATCACGGCGGCGGCGGCGAGTGAGCGGGCCGAAGCCGATCTGAAGAGTTTCTTCGGCGCGGGACAGCCCGGGGAGCCGGAATTGGTGATCTTCCCGTGGGAAGGCAGCATTCACCTGGCTTGGCGGCTGTTTCTGACTTCCGATACGCCGATGGGGCGCTGGGAATTCTTCGTTGATGCGAAGAGCGGCGAGGTTATCTACAAAGCCAACCGCATTATGAATGTCGACGTGATCGGCACCGGTGTCGGCGTCATGGGGACGGCGCGCAATCATCTCGACATTGACTACACCGGCTCGACCTATCAGATGAAGAACAACACGCGGCAGTTGACCAACAATCCGCACGGCCATGACGGCCAGATGCCGGCGGGCAACTATCTGCAGACCAATATTGCGAGTTCGAGCTTGCCGGGAACGATTGCGACCGATGCCGATAATGTCTGGAATGCGGGCGGCTCCCAGGCGGCGGCGGTGGACGGGCATCTGTACTCGGCGCTGTTTTATGATTGGATTCTGGATCAGTTTAACCGCAACTCCTACACCGGCACCGGCACGTCGATGCTGACGGTTGTCAATTACAGCGGCGAGGGAACGGACAACGCGTACTGGGACGGCCAGCGGATTGTCGTCTGGGCCAACAGCAGCGGCTGGCGTTCGCTGGCAGGTTGCCCGGACGTGATTTCGCACGAGTGGGGCCATGCGGTAACAGAGAATGAATCGAACTTAATTTATCAAAAAGAATCGGGAGCGCTCAACGAATCGTTTTCCGACATGGTCGGTGCAGCGTTTGAATTTGCCTACGATTCGCTCGACACGCCGGACTGGTTGATGGGCGAAAACGGCCAGACCAGCGGCGCCGGTTTCCGTGACATGTCGAATCCGCACGCCAACGGCGACCCTGACTATTACGGCACGACCGACCCGTACTGGGTGGATGTTGTCGGTTGCTCGCCGAGTGTCTTCAACGACTACTGCGGCGTGCATACGAACTCGGGTGTGGGCAACAAGTGGTTCTTCCTGTTGTCGGACGGCGGCACGCATCACAGCATCACAGTGACCGGCATCGGGGTGGCGAATGCGATCAAGGTCGCCTACCGAGCCAACCAGTTGTACTGGACTTCCAGCATCGATTACTACAATGCGGCGCTTGCGACCGTGACGGCCGCCGATGAGCTGGACGGGAGCGGCAACTGGGCGACGCAGACCTCCAAGGCGTGGAACGCGGTGGGCGTAGCCGTACCGTTGGCCGCGCTGGGATTCAGCTATCCGAACGGCGTGCCGACGGCGCTGGCGCCGAATCAGCCGACGACGTTCCAGGTGGTGGTGAGCGGGACGGTGGGCGGTACACCGGTGCCGAACTCCGGTGTGCTGTTCTATCGCGTCAACAGCGGCCTGTGGACGCAGATTGCCATGACGCAGACTTCACTGAATCACTACGATGCCACGATTCCGGGCTCGAGCTGCTACGACCAGGTGGACTTCTACGTCGGCGCGGTCGAGCAGACCAACGGGCTGTTCACCGATCCGGGTGCGACGGCGCCGTTTTCGGCGCTGGTGTCGACCGGTTCGACAGTGGCATTCGCGGATAATTTCCAGACCAATCTGGGTTGGACGGTATCCAGCACCGCGACCGCAGGGCAGTGGGCGCGCGGCATACCGGCAGGCGGCGGTGATCGCGGTGATCCGCCGAGCGATTACGACGGTTCCGGGCAGTGTTATCTGACCGGCCCGGCGGACGGCGACACCGACGTTGACGGCGGCAGCACGGTGCTGACCTCGCCGACGATCGATCTGTCGGCGGGGGATGCGCGGATCAGCTACGCGCGCTGGTACTCGAACAGTTTTGGTGCTGCGCCCAACGCCGATGTGATGACGATTTCCATTTCCAGCAATAACGGCACCAGCTGGACCGTAGTGGAGACAGTCGGGCCGTCGCAGGATGCCAACGGCGGCTGGATTGAACACGGCTTCTTCGTGTCCGAGTTTGTGACGCCGACGGCACAGGTCAAGATGAAGTTTGATGTGGGCGACCTCGGCGACGGCTCGGTGGTTGAAGCCGCGGTCGATGCGTTCAACGTAACGCAGTATGAGTGCGCTTCCACGGCGTTGGAAATCACGACCAATGACCTGCCGGACTGGACAGTCGGCGTTCCGTATTCGCAGCAGTTGACGGCGGTCAACGGCTCGGGCGCGCTGACCTGGATCGACGGCAACAACGGACTGATCGGCACCGGATTGACAGTGTCGACCGCGGGCCTGGTGTCGGGCACGCCGACCACGGCGGGGCCGATTTCCTTCACGGCACAGGTGACCGACGAAGCTTCGGCGTTTGACAATCGCAACTTGAACTTCACCATCAATCCGGCGTTGAACATCACCACGACGACGCTGCCGGAGTGGACGGCGGGCCGTCCTTATTCGCAGACGTTGGCGGCGACCGGCGGCACCGGACCGAAGGGATGGTCGGACAAGAACGATGATCTGATCGGCACCGGGCTGGCATTGTCGGCGGCAGGCGTGTTGAGCGGGACCGGCACCGCGGCCGGTACACTCGGATTCACGGCTGAAGTACAGGATCAGATCGGCGCGGCCGCAGAGAAGGCACTACAGGTGGTGTTGAATCCGGCGGTGAACATCACGACGGCGTCGTTGCCGGAAGGTGTTGAGGGCGAAGCATATTCGCAGGCGCTGACGCTGACGGGCGGAACCGGCACGAAGACCTGGAGCGATAAGAACAATAACCTGGCGGGCACGGGTCTGACGTTGTCGGCGGCCGGTCTCCTGAGCGGAACGCCGCTGGCGGCCGGGACCATCAATCTCACAGCCAGAGTTGTGGATATCGCGGGGAGCACGGACGAGCAACCGCTGACGCTGACGGTGGCGGAGCCGTATGTTTGCGGTGACGCGGACGGTTCGCAAGCGGTGAATATTTCGGACGCGGTGTATCTGATCAATTACATCTTCTCCGGCGGGCCGGCACCGACGCCGCTGTTGTCGGGGGATGCAGATTGCAGTGCCGCTTTGAATATCTCCGACGCCGTCTACTTGATCAATTACATTTTCTCCGGCGGACCGGCGCCCTGCAGCAATTGTCCATAG